From a region of the Globicephala melas chromosome 19, mGloMel1.2, whole genome shotgun sequence genome:
- the SLC7A10 gene encoding LOW QUALITY PROTEIN: asc-type amino acid transporter 1 (The sequence of the model RefSeq protein was modified relative to this genomic sequence to represent the inferred CDS: deleted 1 base in 1 codon) — MAGHTQQPSGRGNPVPAPSPSPGPGPGPGASERVALKKEIGLVSACTIIIGNIIGSGIFISPKGVLEHCGSVGLALFVWVLGGGITALGSLCYAELGVAIPRSGGDYAYVTEIFGGLAGFLLLWSAVLIMYPTSLAVISMTFSNYVLQPVFPNCIPPAAASRALSMACLMLLTWVNSSSVRWATRIQDVFTGGKLLALSLIIGVGFVQIFQGHFEELRPSNAFDFWMTPSVGHLALAFLQGSFAFSGWNFLNYVTEELVDPRKNLPRAIFISIPLVTFVYTFTNVAYFTAMSPQELLASNAVAVTFGEKLLGYFSWVMPVSVALSTFGGINGYLFTSSRLCFSGAREGHLPSLLAMIHVRHCTPIPALLVCGGATAVILLVGDTYTLINYVSFINYLCYGVTILGLLVLRWRWPALHRPIKVNLLVPVTYLVFWAFLLVFSFISEPMVCGVGVIIILTGVPIFFLGVFWRSKPKCVHRLTESMTRWGQELCFVVYPQGSPEEEENGPCQPSPLPAATDKPLKTQ, encoded by the exons ATGGCCGGCCACACGCAGCAGCCGAGCGGGCGCGGGAACCCGGTCCCTGCTCCCTCGCCCTCCCCTGGCCCGGGCCCCGGGCCCGGCGCCTCGGAGCGGGTGGCGCTCAAGAAGGAGATCGGGCTGGTGAGCGCCTGCACCATCATCATCG GAAACATCATCGGCTCGGGCATCTTCATCTCCCCCAAGGGAGTCCTAGAGCACTGTGGCTCCGTGGGTCTGGCCCTCTTCGTCTGGGTCCTGGGTGGGGGCATCACTGCCTTGGGCTCACTGTGCTACGCGGAGCTGGGAGTCGCCATCCCCAGGTCTGGTGGGGACTACGCCTATGTCACCGAGATCTTCGGGGGCCTGGCTGG CTTCCTGCTGCTCTGGAGCGCCGTCCTCATCATGTACCCCACCAGCCTGGCCGTCATCTCCATGACCTTCTCCAACTACGTGCTGCAGCCCGTGTTCCCCAACTGCATCCCCCCGGCCGCCGCTTCCCGTGCGCTCTCCATGGCCTGCCTTA TGCTCCTGACGTGGGTGAACAGCTCGAGCGTGCGCTGGGCCACGCGCATCCAGGACGTGTTCACCGGCGGGAAGCTGCTGGCCCTGTCACTCATCATTGGCGTGGGCTTTGTCCAGATCTTCCAAG GACACTTCGAGGAGCTGAGGCCCAGCAATGCCTTCGACTTCTGGATGACGCCGTCCGTGGGTCACCTGGCCCTGGCCTTCCTCCAGGGCTCCTTTGCCTTCAGCGGCTGGAACTTCCTCAACTATGTCACCGAGGAGCTGGTGGACCCTCGAAA GAACCTACCTCGTGCCATCTTCATCTCCATCCCCCTGGTGACCTTCGTGTACACCTTCACCAATGTCGCCTACTTCACTGCCATGTCCCCCCAGGAGCTGCTGGCCTCTAACGCAGTGGCCGTG ACCTTCGGGGAGAAGCTGCTGGGCTACTTTTCTTGGGTCATGCCCGTCTCCGTAGCACTTTCCACTTTCGGAGGGATCAATGGCTACCTGTTCACCTCCTCCAG actGTGCTTCTCTGGAGCCCGAGAGGGACACCTGCCCAGCCTGCTGGCCATGATCCACGTCAGACACTGCACCCCTATCCCTGCCCTCCTCGTCTGC GGCGGGGCCACGGCAGTCATCTTGCTTGTGGGAGACACGTACACGCTCATCAACTATGTGTCCTTCATCAACTACCTCTGCTATGGCGTCACCATCCTGGGCCTGCTGGTGCTACGCTGGAGGTGGCCGGCGCTCCACAGGCCCATCAAG GTGAACCTCCTCGTCCCCGTCACATACTTGGTCTTCTGGGCGTTCCTGCTCGTCTTCAGCTTCATCTCGGAGCCCATGGTGTGCGGGGTGGGCGTCATCATCATCCTCACGGGGGTGCCCATCTTCTTCCTGGGAGTGTTCTGGAGAAGCAAACCAAAGTGTGTGCACAGACTCACAG AGTCAATGACACGCTGGGGCCAGGAGCTGTGTTTCGTGGTCTACCCCCAGGGCTCCccggaggaggag gaaaatggCCCCTGCCAGCCCTCCCCACTGCCCGCCGCCACGGACAAGCCCTTGAAGACACAATGA